Within the Vigna angularis cultivar LongXiaoDou No.4 chromosome 10, ASM1680809v1, whole genome shotgun sequence genome, the region acataaacaaaataaatctagGACTATATATAagtcaataattaattatatttaagacttattttaattatcttttttacttTCCTTGAAAAGCCTACAAATCTATAAACACATATCATTACATATATACTCATTTCATTCTCATAGTCATTTTTGTCCTCGTACCATTCTCATAATCACTTTTGTattcatacttttatttatttattattttttacagaTTTAAATGTGGGAAAGTTATCTCATTATTAGTATTTGGCTTCTGTACACACACTCTCCTTCGTTTTTATCTTAGAAATAcgaacaaatataataattataaaaggatagaataatatacttatattttattttaagaaacttctataaatgaatttaactaaaatatctAAAACTTTCCTAAAACTATTTCTCAACACCTTGATTTTTACGGGAAAACtaccattttaaaatataacaatgtaaaataaataataatgatgtTAATTTTAAGAGAAACTACGTCACTCTTCTAATCCACACTTCACGCTCTTGTAggttttattttacataaatgaTATCTTCACaaacacaaattttttaaattcattttgacactatttgttttttttttctttaaaaatattaaattcactttttttatataattattttattttaaaatatgtgtcAAAAAGTAAACGCCTGTTTTGgttatcattatatttttcaagtgtATGACGCGGCAAGACGAGAAAAAGTATATTTGATACGAAAACTCACGCCTGCGAAGTTGCTATGTCACTGCCATTTCTTTACCTTTCTCTTTTCCATTCATTTTCTTGGTCTTTTCCGTCAGTTCTCTGACTCCCTATAAATACTATCTTCTCTCCTTTTCATTCTCACTCTCTCGCTATCAAGTGAGTGCACTATCTTCGAAAATTAACCAATGGgaaataatcttttttattatttttcttatgaaCATTGAGGACAACGAATTCATGCATTATATTTATGTTGGTGTTTGGTTAGGTGCTTCTGTTGgggttttgttgttgttctttgaTCTGTGAAGATGGGGCAAGTGTTTGGATGCGTCCAAGTGGAGCAGTCAAGTGTGGCCATCAAGGAAGTTTTCGGGAAGTACGATGATGTTCTTGAACCTGGTTGCCACTGTGTCCCATGGTGTCTTGGCAGTCGTGTGGCTGGTGCCCTTTCTTTGCGTGTCAAACAACTTGATGTTCGTTGTGAAACCAAGACAAAGGTTCTTTTTTTCACTCTCACTTGTTCTCGTCTTGTCATAAAACCAGTAGTTTGGTCTCTTCTCTAATCACAACATTTTACATTTTGATGATCCATGCTGATCATTATAAAACGATTAGTCTTTTTGTCTTGCCATCCTGTAATTGTTATCTCGAAATATGATTTggttgaatatatatttatctgaGTAATGTCTGAAATGATGAATTATCTGATCCTGTGATGCATTCCGCCAGGACAATGTATTTGTTACCGTGGTTGCTTCTATCCAATATCGAGCATTGGCAGAAAAGACAGTGGATGCTTATTACAAACTCAGCAATACCAGAGCACAAATCCAATCCTATGTCTTTGATGGTGATTATTCTTGTTCTTTGGGTTTGTCAGTGGATCCTCAGATTGAAACTTATTTACTAATTTTGCTATTCAGTTATCAGAGCAAGTGTTCCAAAGATGGAACTGGATGCTACTTTTGAACAGAAGAATGAAATTGCGAAAGCAGTGGAGGAAGAACTTGAAAAGGTAtctctttttattgtaaattaagAATGGAATAGAACATCCTTcatcttctttccttttttctaGGCTATGTCAGCTTATGGTTACGAGATTGTTCAGACTCTTATTGTGGATATAGAGCCAGACGAGCATGTGAAGAGAGCCATGAATGAGATAAATGCTGGTATGTCACGCGTTGCTTCAGTTAGTGCTATTCGTATTTCCTTTTCAACCATGCGAAGAAAACAAACTTTATCTTGTTTGAACAAATTGTTTATGCATGTTTCTATGTTTTGTTGTGACCCTTTGGAAATAGCTGCAAGAATGAGGGTGGCTGCAAAGGAGAAAGCTGAAGCAGAGAAGATATTGCAGATAAAGCGAGCAGAAGGGGAGGCAGAAGCAAAGTACCTAGCAGGGCTTGGAATTGCTCGTCAGCGGCAAGCCATAGTTGATGGGCTGAGGGACAGTGTGTTAGCTTTCTCTGAGAATGTTCCTGGGACAACATCAAAGGATATCATGGACATGGTTCTCATGACTCAATATTTTGACACAATGAAGGACATCGGTGCTTCCTCCAAATCCAATGCTGTTTTCATTCCACATGGACCTGGTGCTGTTCAAGATGTTGCTTCACAGATCAGAAATGGTCTTCTCCAAGGAAATGCATCAGAGTGTTGAAGACATATCATATCACACCATAGTACCTCACTGTCAATGCTGTTATCAATTCCAAGCACTTCAgttttctataaaattttacaatgcAGAACACAACCCAGATCAGTTGTCCAAATCTTGCATCTATTATTCTATGTTCAATAATTTTCCtctataaattatattagaatGCAACACAACTACAAAACTCAAATAGATATTCaaaatgcaaaaagaaattaaaaacagagGCTTAACAATCAAAGAATTGGATACGAAGAGTGAATTCATAGATTTAAATTTCATACAATTCCCCCTATCATAACTTtctaaaaattctaatttaagTTTTAACAGTTTTAACCTGTTCAATTAAAAGACATGGTATTGAATTGGTTAATTAAACTAGATATTAGAATCAAATCACATTATTATTCAATCTAATTCATATTgcatttctaaaatatttaatttgaattgtgTGATCTTACTTCTATGAATTAAACTTCAAGAATTAATTTAGATGAAAAAAGAAACACccgaaagaaaagagaaaatataaagataatcaACTTAGAAATTGAGAGAGCTTCTCCAAGAAAagacaatatttaaaattgaaaaaaaatacataaattcaaTACATTTTAAACTCGTCAACTGTATGCATGGGCCTCGGCCAAAGCTTGACTACAAATATCAAAAAGTTAAAGTAAAGGAAATCAAATCCTCATAggttttcatataaaatatgaCAAAATCTGTCATCACTCCCTACAATacaaaaaaatagaagattCTAAATctaataaatcatatatttattttgaaacatttaaaatatagaattcaATGAAACTAGAATTAATccaaaacaatatttataaaaaaaggttaGGACCCAAGAGTAAAAAAAAGTCATATTAACTgcaaattattaaagtaataatatacATTGAGTCTaatttattactactaaaacaaaatacaaaatatataattgagttTCCCTGTAGGGATATCTCGTGTATATATTTTGCATCAAAGTTTCCTCCGTAGGATTGTGGTCGAGCCTGCAACAGTGTAGAAGACTTGCTAGTGTAGATTTTTACATTAGAAGTTCTGCGAGTGATAGATGCACAAAGTACATTTCATATTTAGGGATTTTCCATAACtcttaagtattttttttttatactaaattagaaaaagttatgaatgagttttattattttataacacaTTAATTCTCTAAAATCtacttttttaaagttatttgacTTCTCACTAGAAGTTCTCATCCTCTATTCGTTTGATTTAAGAACCGAGCCTGTAGGATTGATCTAGGCCGCGAACTCTTCATTTGGACTTATCAGTTTTTCTATTTGAGTAAGTTGAGTTTCAACCATTTTCTCTTGGTCTTTTCTTATATCTGTTGCATGTGGGCTCTGCTTAGCTTGCATGCGTCTGTTGAGTCATCACTTTGAGTATATGCTAATGAGTAGTTCCAATGATATGCCCTGataatgtttttgttgttcGTAAGAGCAGATAAATGTTACTGTTCTTTTGGAGCTAGTTTAGACTTTTTAGAACATTTTGATCATTTGTTAGGTAAGAGAAGCTAACTGCATCTTTTTAATGTTGTTGAAGCTTTGAAAGATTGTGTTGTATGTTTGATTTGGTCTAACATTAGTAGTTTAGCATTAGAGTTTCTGTTGTGTTTGGTGTTGaatatttcttgtttttggTTGAAAGTGGTGTTGAGTTGAGAAATTAAAGATATGGTCATTTGAACAAATAGATATTCATTTTGTAACCTAAACCTGTCTTTGAACCAAGTACTAAGTGAGGaatattaatttgatcatttgaatatgtctttatttttcaaaattataatgcTAAAGTTGCTAGTTTTTCATATGGTGGTAAGCGACATTGGTGTAGCGTTGAGTGCAAACTTAATTGTAAATGTGTTTTAAGGATTTCTTATACTCTAAGAtttggaaattttaaaaaaagaaaagaaagagaatgtATCACAAGAAATTCATTGAGTTCCTAAAAACAATTcgtaatcataaaaataaatgaaattttaaactcTGAAACTCCATTTTACTCAATAAGCCTAAACTCCTACATGTAGTTTTGgaggaatgaaaaaaaaaattacttacaaGATTTCGTAATTAATGGCTTTaagttttttcaa harbors:
- the LOC108345451 gene encoding hypersensitive-induced response protein 2, producing the protein MGQVFGCVQVEQSSVAIKEVFGKYDDVLEPGCHCVPWCLGSRVAGALSLRVKQLDVRCETKTKDNVFVTVVASIQYRALAEKTVDAYYKLSNTRAQIQSYVFDVIRASVPKMELDATFEQKNEIAKAVEEELEKAMSAYGYEIVQTLIVDIEPDEHVKRAMNEINAAARMRVAAKEKAEAEKILQIKRAEGEAEAKYLAGLGIARQRQAIVDGLRDSVLAFSENVPGTTSKDIMDMVLMTQYFDTMKDIGASSKSNAVFIPHGPGAVQDVASQIRNGLLQGNASEC